The window CTTGGACTCGGCGCCGTGCTGGCGCAGACGGGCAATTTCGAACTGGCCGTTGTGGAACTTCGCGAGGCCGTGCGCCTGGTGCCCGAGGGTGACAGGACGCCGCAGATCCACTTCGGCTTCGCTGAGGCCCTCGTGCGCACCGGCCGTCTAGAAGAAGCGCTGCCGCACTACACGCGGGTCCGGGAGATCGCGCCCGCCGACGGCCTCGCCTGGCTGCGCGAGGCGACCGTGCTGATGGGGCTCGGACGTTTCGGTGATGCGAGGGCGGTGCTCCAAGCGCGGCTGCGCGTCGAGTCGACGGACGGCCGGGCCGCTCACTCGCTGGCGAGACTGCTGGCCGGTGCCCCGGACCCATCGCTTCGCGACGGTCCACGGGCCGTCGCCCTCGCTGGCGCACTGATGGAGGCCGACAACTCGGCGTCCACGGCCGAAACCGCCGCCATGGCGCTCGCCGAAGCGGGCAGCTTCGAAGAGGCGGTCAGCATCCAGCGCACTCTCGTCGAGGAGGCTCGCCGGCAGGGCAGGACGGGCGAGGAGCGACGGCTCTCCCGCAACCTGGAGCGGTACGAGCGGAGCGAAGCGTGTTGCGCCCGCGCGGCGGACGCGTTTCCGCCGTATTGATCCTAAGGAGACCCCAAGCCCAGCGCATCCCCCTCGCCCTGAACCAGCGTTTGGTACTCCCCGACTTGCAGGTCTGCCCAGCGTTCCGCCGTGCCGTCGGGCCAGCGGACCTCGACGTGGCTGACTGCATTTGCCTCACCGAGGCCGATCAGCAGCCGGGGATCGCGGGCCGAGGCGTAGCTGCCGTCGGTGTGGACGTGGCGCCAGATGGGTGTTGCGCCCTGCCGGTGGATCAGAACCTGGGCGCCCAGCGCGTCGCGGTTGTGGGCTACGAGCCGCAAGCCGAGCCAGGGGCGGTTCTGGCCGACCTGGTTTAGGAGCAGACGGGTCGGCGCGTTGCTGTTGACGACGACGACGTCCAGGTCGCCGTCGTTGTCGACGTCGCCGAAGGCGGCGGCGCGGCTGACTTCGGACGACTCGAAGACCGCGCCGGCCTCGGCAGTGACTTCCGCGAAGCTGCCGTCGCCGAGGTTGCGGAAGAGCTGGTCGGTCTGCCGCAGCGGGTAGGGATCGCCTTCCCGGATCTGCGCGTCGATGCCGATCACGGCGCCGTTGACGACGAGCAGGTCGAGCCAGGAGTCGTTGTCGTAATCGATCCAGCCGATGCCGAAGGCGGTGAACGGCAGGCTCGGCGGGCCGAGTTGGGACGACGCCGACTGGTCCCGGAACAGTCCGGCGCCGCCGTTGACGTAGAGGGTGTTCGTCTCCTGTTCCAGGTGGCTGAGGACGATGTCGGGTTGGCCGTCGCCGTTGAAGTCCCCGGCGTCGACGCCCATGCCGGCCTCGGGCTGGCCTTCGCTGTTGACGGCGACTCCGGCCAGCAGGGCGTTGTCGGCGAAGGTGCCGTCGCCCCGGTTGATCCACAGCCGGTTCCACATCAGGTCGTTCGCCACGTAGAGGTCGATCCAGCGGTCGCCGTTGAAGTCGGCGGCGACGGCGCCGAGGCCCGAACCGGGCTCGGTGCCGATTCCCGAGGGAGTCGACACGTCCTCGAAGGTGCCGTCGCGGCGGTTGCGGAACAGGCTGTCGGCCGCCGGCCGGTAGGCGCCGGGGGCGCAGTAGGTCATGACGCCGCTCGGGAGTGGGCACGGCGAGTGGCCCTCCAGCGAGTAGTCGACGTAGTTGCCGACGTAGAGGTCCAGCCAGCCGTCGCGGTCGAAGTCGAAGAACGTGGCGGCGACGGACCAGCGCGGATCGTCGGCGCCCGAGGCGGCCGTGACGTCGTCGAACGTGCCGTCGCCGCGGTTTCGCAGGAACTGGTTGGAGCCGAAGTTCGTGACGTAGAGGTCCGTCCAGCCGTCGTTGTCGAAGTCGCCCGTCGCGACGCCCATGCCGTAGCCGGCGGCCTCGATTCTGCTCGCGTCGGTGACGTCGGTGAAACGGAGGCTGGCGCCGGTGGCGCCGGGTTCCAGATCGTTGCGGTACAGGCGGTCCGTGAGCGGCGTGCCGGGAGGCGGCGGGAAGAGGGCGTCGTCGGGGGAGAGATCGGGGCTCGGCATTCCGCCCTGGGCGAGGTACAGGTCCGGATCGCCGTCGTTGTCGAAGTCGAACAGGGCGGCGCCGCCGCCCATGATCTCGTTGAAGTAGTGCTCGCCGGACATGCCGTTGAAGTAGACGAAGTCGAGGTTGGAGGCGGGGGCGGCGTCGATGAAGATCGGGTGTTGGGTGGTGGAGGCGGGGTCGGTGCTGGTTGGTGGGACGCAGGCGGTGAGAAAGACCAGGGTGAGGGCAAGGCGCGCGCTCGCCGCTTTGCGGCGTTGCGCCTGATGCCGGCCAGGAGGCCGGCGCACCCAGTGGTTAGTCAACCCTGGCGTTCCAGTGCGCGGGCGGAAGCGAGTTCCCGTTGCGCCTCTTCCGCCTGGCCGAGGCGGGCGTAGATGTCGGCGAGCAGGTAGTGGCCCATGGGCGCCATGTCCGAGGCCGGGTCGAGATCGAGGCCGGTGCGGGCGAGTTCGATCGCGCGGTCGAGCTGTTCATTGCGGTCGACGAGGGACTTGGCGAGGAAGAAGTGGCCGACGGCGAACCCCGGGTTGATCTCGATCGATTGCTCCAGGGCTTCGGCCGCGCCATAACGGTCGCCCAGGCTGTCGAGCAGCCTGCCGAGGTTGAACTGGACCCGGTAGCTCTGCGGGTGGTAGTCGAGTTCGCGGCGGTAGAAGTCGACCGCGGCGCGCGGGTCGCCGCGCTGCTCGGCGAGCAGGGCGAGGTTGAAGTGGGCCAGGCGAACGTCCTCCTGAACGGTCAGGGCCTCCTCGAAGAGCCGCTCCGCGTTGACCAGGTCGGATCGGAGGAGAGCCACGGCGCCCTGACTGACGACCGCGGCGCCCATCTCCGGCGACAGATCGGCGGCCTCCCTGAGGTGCTCCTCGGCGCCCTCCAGGTCGCCGAAGTCCACGAGCATGCGCGCCAGTTCGTAGTGGATGATCGCGTTGCGGGGATCGAGCCGCAGGAACTCCCGGTAGCCGAGGATCGCCTCCTCCTCGGCGCCCTCTCGCCGGTAGGCGTTGGCGAGGTTGATCACAGCGTGGGCGTAGTCGGGCTTCAGTTCGATGGCTCTCCGGTAGCTCTCGATCGCGGCGCCGGTGTCGTCGCCGCGCATTTGCTCATCGCCCAGACGGACCCAGGCGTCGATCACCAACGGGTCCTCGTTCAGCACCCGTTCGAGGGCTTCGACGGCCGCCGGCCGGTTTCCCTTGAGCGAAGCCTCGCGCGCGTCGCGCATCAGGTTGAAGAGGTGGATCCGGTCCTTGGGGTCGGCGAGCAGGGCCCGGTCCACGTTGTCGTCGGTACTGCCGCCGAAACTGGCCAGATAGCCGAGGGCGGCGAGCCGCGCCCGGGTTTCCGGGTCGATCTCCTCGATCGCCGCCGGCCGCGCCACGTCGGCCCATCTCGACTCGAGGGACTGGAGCATGGAGGCCATCCGGTCCGCCTCGTCGGGCCGCGCGGAGTACAGGTTGTTCCGCTCGTCCGGGTCGACCGCCAGGTCGTACAACTCGGGCCGGGGCGCGGCGACGTACTTCATGTTCTCGACCCGCAGCGCGGCGAGGTCGCTCCAGCCGTAGTGATAGCGCGGATAGACGGCTTCCGCGTAGGCCGGCAGGCGCGGCCCTGAGGCCCCCGTCAGGAGCCGGACGATGCTTGCGCCTTCGAAGGAGGAATCCCGCTCCGCCTGGCCCGCGTCGACCGCCAGCAGGTCGAGGACGGTCGGGGAGACATCGACCGCCCGGACCACGTCGCCGATCCTGCGGCCCCGCATCGTGTCGTAGGGCGCGCGAAGGATGAAGGGAACCCGCGTCGCCCCCTCGTAGACGAAGAAGCCGTGGCCGGATTCGCCGTGCTCGCCGAGACTCTCGCCGTGGTCTCCGATCACGATGACGACGGTGTCGTCGGCGCGCCCGTTCTGGTCGAGCCAGTCCAGCAACCGGCCGACCTGCGAGTCGACGTAGGCGATCTCGCCGACGTATGGACGGTTCCGGTACCGCTCGGCGAACGGTTCCGGCGGTTCGTAGGGCGAGTGCGGATCGTAGAAGTGGACCCAGGAGAAGAAGCGCGCGTCCGGGGCCTCGTCGAGCCACGCCAGCGCCGCGTCCGTGACCTCGCCCGCCGGCCGTTCGATCTCGTTCAGCGCCAGCCGCACGGTGTCGCTCAGTTCGAAGTCGTCGAAGTAGTGGTCGAAGCCCTGGGCGATCCCCCACTTCGCGTCGAGCACGAACGCCCCCACGAAACCGCCGGTGCGCAGCCCCTCGTCGCGCAGGATCTCGGCCAGGACGACGTGCTCGTCGCCCAGGTAGAAGGCGCCGTTGTCCCGGACTCCGTGAGCCGGCGGGAACTGTCCGGTGAAGATCGACGCGTGCGCCGGCAGAGTCAGCGGCGCCACCGCCTCCGCCTGCTCGAACAGCACACCCTCCGCCGCCAGCCGGTCCATGTGCGGCGTCTCGATGCCGGCGAACCCGTAAGCCCCGATCCGGTCCGCCCGGGTCGTGTCCAGCGTGATGAGCAGAAGACTCAGGTCACCGGGCCCGACCCCGGCCGGAAGCCGACCCAGCACATGCCCCGACGGCGCAGTGACCTCACCGCCGGACAGTAGGCGGACCGCCACACCGACCACCACAACGCCGGCAACGGCCAGGGCCACAGCAAGCCCGATCCACCGCCCCGCGCGCTTCACTCGCGAGGCGCGCTCCTGGCCAAGCGCATCATCGCGACGAGTTTGTCCGCGCCCCATGACGAGGAAAAAGCCTAACAGCGCCTAACTCTTCTCACGTGCCATCCGTGCGTATGCCACCCTCTGGATCCTCTACGAGAAAGCGGGGCCATGCAGCCGGCAGTCGTCGCCGTTTCGCCACCAGACGACTTCCAGCCTGCCAGGGGCGCGGGAGGGGGTCCCGGCGAGGCTGTCGGCAAGCGACGCCCTGCGCCCTCTCATCGTCCGACGACTAACCGGAGCGCAGCCGACCGCAGCGAGCACCCACCTCTCATCCATCCGGTAAGTGCGAGCGACCGCTGGGACCCCCTCCCGCGCCCCTGGCAGGCGGGTGTCACCGATGCCCAGCCGACGCGGTCGCGCTAGAAGTGGAAGCGCGCCCCGATTCGCCAGACCCGACCGCGTATCAGCCGCCTCGGGGCGCCGAAGGGCCTGTCGCTGTTCAGGGTCTGTTCGGCTTCGACGACCGTGTCGGCGTTGCCGACGTTGAAGACATCGATGCCGACGCCGAGCCTGCGGTCATTGCCGATGTTGAAGTCCTTCTCCACCCTCAGATCGAGGTTGATGCCGTCGTCGAGACGGAAGGAGCCCGCCGGGTGACCGTAGATGTCCGAAGTCTGATCGACGTCTTCCACCCTGATGAGCTGGTTGTAGGTGTTGCCCGAGAAGTAGGAGAGGTAGCCGCCGACGACGACCCCGCCCGGGAGTCGGGCGTTGCCCAGAACCTTGATCAGGTGCGTTGGATCGATCGTCAGGTTGCCGTAGGCGTTGATCTGGTCGTTCGGGTCGCGGAAGAAGGTCGAACTGCCGAGCTGGGAGCCTCTTCCTTCCAGGAACTCGTACCAGCCGTTGTTGTCGCTGCCTCTTGCCTCGCCGTAGGTCCACGAAGCCTGCATCTGCCAGTTGTTGCGCCACCGCCTGGCGAGGCTTGCCGTGATCCCGGCGTACTTGCGGACCTTCCTGAAGCAGGTGAGCTCCTTGTAGGCCTGTCCGTAGTCCTGGCAGTGGTTGACGTTCGTGAAGTAGTACCGGTTTTCGCCTTCGTTCGTCTGGTTGAAGACGTTGAAGGTCCGTCCACTGTCGGGATCCGTGTACCGCGTGGGCTCGAACTCGCCGGTGAGGTTCACGCCGTCCAGGAAGTTGTCGTTCGTGCGATAGGTCGCCGTGATGTCGAGCGAGACGGTACGCGAGAGCACCTTCTCCCAGCCGACGTCCAGGGCGTCCATGTGGGGCACGTTGAGACCGTCGTCGATCGTCCACTGGCCGGGACCTCGCCCTTCGGTGAAGTCGTGCTCCCAGACCTCGTCGTCGGCGTTCCAGATGTAGCCCGTCACGTCGCTCTCGGGCGCCAGCCGGCTGTAGAACAGCGAGATGACCTGGTGGAAGTAGCGCCCCCAGTTGGCCTTCACCACGGAGTCGTTGTCGTCGCCGAGGTTGATGTTCAATCCGATGCGCGGCGCGATCCCGAGGCCGGGCGTGAACACGCTGCCCTGATCGAAGCGGACGCCGTTCACGTCCGACTCGACGGCCCCGCGCCAGTAGTTGGCCCGGAGGCCGAGGTTCAGCCTCACCCGGTCGTTGATTCCCCAGGAGTCCTGCACGTAGCCGACGATCTTGTCGGTGTCGGCATAGGTGTCGTAGCCGGTGCTCTCGAAGAGGATGTAGTTCTCGCCGGCGTAGTCCTCGTAGAACTTGCCGCCCGCGTACTGGTTGAGCGTGTTGACCAGCGTGTTCTGCAGCTCGACGCCGAACTTGAAGTCGTGCTCGCCGCGGATGAAGTCATCCGTGAAGTGGCTGACCGAGGCAATGAGCTGGTAGCGCTCCCGGTTGGCATTGAAGGGCCCCCACCAGTTCTCGGTAAGGCGGTCTTCATAGATGTCGTAGCGGGCGGGTGTATCGCCGCCGTCGGGCGTCTCGGACTGACGCTGGCGATAGCCGCCGAACTTCAGATCGAGCAGCGTATCCTGGGACAGCATGTCCGTGTAGTTGAAGTTGAACAGGTACTGGGTCCCCTCCAGGCTGACGGTGGCTCCAGGGGCGATGAAGTCACCCTCGTCCGCGCCCTGGTAGGCCT is drawn from Acidobacteriota bacterium and contains these coding sequences:
- a CDS encoding sulfatase-like hydrolase/transferase, translating into MKRAGRWIGLAVALAVAGVVVVGVAVRLLSGGEVTAPSGHVLGRLPAGVGPGDLSLLLITLDTTRADRIGAYGFAGIETPHMDRLAAEGVLFEQAEAVAPLTLPAHASIFTGQFPPAHGVRDNGAFYLGDEHVVLAEILRDEGLRTGGFVGAFVLDAKWGIAQGFDHYFDDFELSDTVRLALNEIERPAGEVTDAALAWLDEAPDARFFSWVHFYDPHSPYEPPEPFAERYRNRPYVGEIAYVDSQVGRLLDWLDQNGRADDTVVIVIGDHGESLGEHGESGHGFFVYEGATRVPFILRAPYDTMRGRRIGDVVRAVDVSPTVLDLLAVDAGQAERDSSFEGASIVRLLTGASGPRLPAYAEAVYPRYHYGWSDLAALRVENMKYVAAPRPELYDLAVDPDERNNLYSARPDEADRMASMLQSLESRWADVARPAAIEEIDPETRARLAALGYLASFGGSTDDNVDRALLADPKDRIHLFNLMRDAREASLKGNRPAAVEALERVLNEDPLVIDAWVRLGDEQMRGDDTGAAIESYRRAIELKPDYAHAVINLANAYRREGAEEEAILGYREFLRLDPRNAIIHYELARMLVDFGDLEGAEEHLREAADLSPEMGAAVVSQGAVALLRSDLVNAERLFEEALTVQEDVRLAHFNLALLAEQRGDPRAAVDFYRRELDYHPQSYRVQFNLGRLLDSLGDRYGAAEALEQSIEINPGFAVGHFFLAKSLVDRNEQLDRAIELARTGLDLDPASDMAPMGHYLLADIYARLGQAEEAQRELASARALERQG
- a CDS encoding TonB-dependent receptor, coding for MVCLGVLLVFVATGAAAQSIERGSITGTITDPNGDRMPGVNVTLTSGELGATSETMTDANGRYRFVALLPSTYTVAASIEGFSTAQQEDIVLTVNQTLSVDLTMQLGSIEDIIIVEGSPLIDVRSSTLQTTELNNEILMEVPTQRSIRGVVQLAPGVHSQNADGRQPSAFGSPGMGVQFSVDGVIINSPEAGESEVPLGFFSVEDVTVLGAGASAEYGGYTGVIVNVTTKQGSNDMNGLVDLQLADNDWQSQNTNDPDLQRSGSDRTDTEVHFDIGGPVQRDKAWFFTSFKYYQQDSKASGDHVNAPTNERPRFLGKINWTPTQEKIFSGMLEYSTRDQAYQGADEGDFIAPGATVSLEGTQYLFNFNYTDMLSQDTLLDLKFGGYRQRQSETPDGGDTPARYDIYEDRLTENWWGPFNANRERYQLIASVSHFTDDFIRGEHDFKFGVELQNTLVNTLNQYAGGKFYEDYAGENYILFESTGYDTYADTDKIVGYVQDSWGINDRVRLNLGLRANYWRGAVESDVNGVRFDQGSVFTPGLGIAPRIGLNINLGDDNDSVVKANWGRYFHQVISLFYSRLAPESDVTGYIWNADDEVWEHDFTEGRGPGQWTIDDGLNVPHMDALDVGWEKVLSRTVSLDITATYRTNDNFLDGVNLTGEFEPTRYTDPDSGRTFNVFNQTNEGENRYYFTNVNHCQDYGQAYKELTCFRKVRKYAGITASLARRWRNNWQMQASWTYGEARGSDNNGWYEFLEGRGSQLGSSTFFRDPNDQINAYGNLTIDPTHLIKVLGNARLPGGVVVGGYLSYFSGNTYNQLIRVEDVDQTSDIYGHPAGSFRLDDGINLDLRVEKDFNIGNDRRLGVGIDVFNVGNADTVVEAEQTLNSDRPFGAPRRLIRGRVWRIGARFHF
- a CDS encoding CRTAC1 family protein, coding for MTNHWVRRPPGRHQAQRRKAASARLALTLVFLTACVPPTSTDPASTTQHPIFIDAAPASNLDFVYFNGMSGEHYFNEIMGGGAALFDFDNDGDPDLYLAQGGMPSPDLSPDDALFPPPPGTPLTDRLYRNDLEPGATGASLRFTDVTDASRIEAAGYGMGVATGDFDNDGWTDLYVTNFGSNQFLRNRGDGTFDDVTAASGADDPRWSVAATFFDFDRDGWLDLYVGNYVDYSLEGHSPCPLPSGVMTYCAPGAYRPAADSLFRNRRDGTFEDVSTPSGIGTEPGSGLGAVAADFNGDRWIDLYVANDLMWNRLWINRGDGTFADNALLAGVAVNSEGQPEAGMGVDAGDFNGDGQPDIVLSHLEQETNTLYVNGGAGLFRDQSASSQLGPPSLPFTAFGIGWIDYDNDSWLDLLVVNGAVIGIDAQIREGDPYPLRQTDQLFRNLGDGSFAEVTAEAGAVFESSEVSRAAAFGDVDNDGDLDVVVVNSNAPTRLLLNQVGQNRPWLGLRLVAHNRDALGAQVLIHRQGATPIWRHVHTDGSYASARDPRLLIGLGEANAVSHVEVRWPDGTAERWADLQVGEYQTLVQGEGDALGLGSP